Within the Echinicola sp. 20G genome, the region CAAGAAAGGTAACTGAATATTAGGGAAGTTTACACTGTTGAATGTATTACCAGTATTGATGTATTCGATTATTTTACCAGGTACAAACTGGGCAATGTTTTCCTGTGCCTCTAAAGTGCTCCCTCCAATATGAGGAGTCAAAATGGTATTAGGACAGCCTTTCAATTCAGATTCAAATGGCTCATCATTGTTTTTAGGTTCAGAAGGGAACACATCTACTGCCGCGCCAGCTAAGTGACCAGTTTCCAAGGCTTCTTTCAAGGCAGGAACTTCCACTACATGACCTCTACTTAGGTTAACCAAGATGGCGCCTTTTTTCATTTTGAAGATCTTTTCCCTGTTTAGGACATTTTTATTGTCCTTTCTCCCATCCACATGAAGTGAAATGATATCACAGGTTTCCAGTAGCTCATCTAATGAATCTATTTTGGTAGCATTGCCCAGTGCCAGTCTTTCTACAATGTCATAGTAGAGAACTTGCATTCCCATGCTTTCTGCCAAAACAGAAAGTTGTGCTCCAATATTTCCATAGCCAATAATGCCGAGTTTCTTTCCTCTTACTTCAAAGCTTCCTGATGCAGACTTGTTCCAAATACCCTGGTGCATTTTCAGGGTTTTGTCATGAAGGTTTCTCATCAAGAAAATGATCTCTGAAATAGCAAGTTCTACCACAGAGCGGGTGTTGCTAAAAGGTGCATTGAAAACTGCAATTCCCTTTTCTTGACAGGTTTCCAAATCGATTTGATTGGTTCCGATACAGAATGCGCCGATAGCGATCAATCTATTGGCATTTTCCAATACTTTTTTGGTGATCTGGGTTTTGGAGCGAATCCCAATGATGGAAACCGTTTTGATTTTCTCACATAACTCCTCTTCAGACATGGCAGAGCTTACAACTTCTACATTGTAACCTTCTTGCTTCATGATTTCAACCCCAATAGGGTGCACGTTTTCCAAAAGCAGTACATTGATACGGCTCTTTGGATAGGAAAATTTCTTATTCATTTTATTAACATACAAAATTTCATCCAAGCTAGGGGCAATATGATCCGCTTTTGAAGAAACTTTTGGACGATTGATGTTCTCAGTAAATGCGTAAAATTTATTGGCAAGCCCAGAAGCTTTGATTTCATAATCAGTATAGCCGTCACCCACCACATAAACATCGCCTTCAAGGTTAAGGGTCTTGATGGTTTCTGGTTTGCCATTGTTTTTGGATAATAGGTTGTCCCGGTTAAAGTCTATGATGTTGTCATCTTCATCATAGATAAACTCGTTGGCAAAGACATTTTCTTCACTAATGCCATAAATGCCTACTACAGGGGTGATAAAATCTTTAAAGCCATTGGAAATAATATAAATGTTGTCGGCATTTTCCTGAAAAAACTCCCGGTTTCTTTGGAAGGACTTGGAGATTTTTTTCTTTAATTCAGCTACAAGTTCACTGATTTGCGCTTTGTTGGCATTCAGTATTTCGATTCGCTTTTCAAGACTTTCACGGAGTGTTACTTTTCCCTCCATACCAAGGTCAGTGATGTCTTTGATCGCCTTTAATTTTTCATCTCTTTTTGGGTCATTTCTCAAACTTATCTCACCCAAAATATCTAAGGCTTCTACTTGAGTAAATGTGCTGTCAAAATCGATGATAAACTTTTTAATCATGGTCATTTTG harbors:
- the serA gene encoding phosphoglycerate dehydrogenase, whose protein sequence is MTMIKKFIIDFDSTFTQVEALDILGEISLRNDPKRDEKLKAIKDITDLGMEGKVTLRESLEKRIEILNANKAQISELVAELKKKISKSFQRNREFFQENADNIYIISNGFKDFITPVVGIYGISEENVFANEFIYDEDDNIIDFNRDNLLSKNNGKPETIKTLNLEGDVYVVGDGYTDYEIKASGLANKFYAFTENINRPKVSSKADHIAPSLDEILYVNKMNKKFSYPKSRINVLLLENVHPIGVEIMKQEGYNVEVVSSAMSEEELCEKIKTVSIIGIRSKTQITKKVLENANRLIAIGAFCIGTNQIDLETCQEKGIAVFNAPFSNTRSVVELAISEIIFLMRNLHDKTLKMHQGIWNKSASGSFEVRGKKLGIIGYGNIGAQLSVLAESMGMQVLYYDIVERLALGNATKIDSLDELLETCDIISLHVDGRKDNKNVLNREKIFKMKKGAILVNLSRGHVVEVPALKEALETGHLAGAAVDVFPSEPKNNDEPFESELKGCPNTILTPHIGGSTLEAQENIAQFVPGKIIEYINTGNTFNSVNFPNIQLPFLRDAHRLIHIHHNAPGVLAKINQVLANYKINIVGQYLKTNEKIGYVITDIDKAYSPDVIDAMKEIEGTIRFRILY